Below is a window of Streptomyces sp. NBC_00223 DNA.
GTGCCCGCCGTCGGCGGCCGCAGGTCCACGCGTCGGGGAAGCGACCCAAACCGCATCCGGCTGGACGGGTGGCGGCGGCGAAGGCCCGCCACCCTAATGGCATCATCGTCAACCTTCCATTAGGGTGGCGATCAGCGGCGACACTACGTCGCCGCGCTCCACGGGGAGGGACACGCGCTCATGCCCGCACTGCGACTGCCACGAGTGGCACACCGCTTCACCGAGGTGAACGGCCTGCGGATCTTCTACCGGGAGGCCGGCCCAGCGGACGCCCCCGTACTGCTCCTGCTGCACGGCTTCCCCTCGGCCTCGCACCAGTACCGACGGCTGATCGACGCTCTCGGCGCCGACTACCGGGTGATCGCCCCGGACTACCCGGGCTTCGGCCACAGCGCGCTGCCCGCCGACCGTGGGTGGTCGTTCGAACGGCTCGCCGACGCCGTCGAGGGCTTCTGCCGGGCGCTGGAGCTCGACCGTTTCACCCTCTACGCCTTCGACTTCGGCGCCCCCGTCGGCTTCCGCCTCGCCACCCGGCACCCGGAGTGGATCGCTGGCCTGGTCGTACAGAACGGCAATGTGTACGAGGACGGGCTCAGCGACATGGCCCGGGGCTTCGTGGCCGAGGCGCCCGAGGTCGAGGGAGCCGAGAAGCGGGTACGGGACCTGCTGACGCTCGCGGTCACCCGGGGGCAGTACGAGGGCGGCGCCTCGGACCCGGCCACCGTCGCGCCCGAGGGATGGACCCTCGACCAGCACTTCCTGGACCTGCCCGACCGCAAGGACATCCAGGTCGACCTGGCGTTCGACTACAAGAGCAATGTGGCGCTCTACCCGCGCTGGCAGCGGTGGCTGCGGGAGCACCGGCCGCCGCTGCTCGTGGTGTGGGGCGCGCGGGACGCCTTCTTCACCGTGGCGGGGGCGCGGGCGTTTCTGCGGGACGTCCCCGAGGCGGAGCTGCACCTCTTCCCGACCGGGCACTTCGCGCTCGAAGAGCACGTCGGCGAGATCGCGCCGCTCGTCGCGGACTTCCTCGACCGGACGTGGGCCGACGTGCCGGTGGCGGCGGCCCGCTGACCCCCGCGCGGTGACCGGTGCGACCACTGCGCGGGGCATGGCCGCGGACAGGAACACGTATGTCGACCCGGCCGGTACCGCGACGCGCACTTCGGCGTGCGGCCGCCCCCGCGCCGCCCGCCCCCGCGCCGGCCGTACGCCGGCCGCCCGCCCCGCGGAGAGCGGAGAAGCGACGCCGCTCCCCCACCGGTCGACGCCGCCCCGGCGGGAAACCTCGGCCTCACACCAGCGCGGGCACCTCCAGCGTCAGCGTCCCCGCGTCCGCGTCGAGGAGGGCCGGCACGCCGAGCGGGACGGTGAGCGTGGACGGGCTGTGCCCGAAGCCCAGTTCCTCCACGATCGGCACCCCGAGACCGCCGAGCAGGTCCAGGAAGAGCGCGCGCACCTCGTCGTAGGGCCCGCAGTCCTGCCAGGAGCCCAGCACGATCCCGGCGACGCCCTCCAGCCAGCCGGAGCGCAGGAGTTGGGTGAGGATGCGGTCGAGCCGGTAGGGCTCCTCGCCGACGTCCTCCAGGACGAGCAGACCGCCCGCGGCGGACGGCCGCGCGTACGGCGTGCCCAGGTCGGCCGCGAGCAGGCTGACGCACCCGCCGAGGGTGACCCCGCGCGCCCGGCCCGGCACCAGCGTGCGCGCGCCCGCCGAGGTCAGCTCACGTGTGTCCTGCGGCGCGAAGAGCGTGCGCCGCAGATGCTCCTGGGTGGCGCGGTCGTGGAGGAACGTCTCGGTGGCCGCCATCGGCCCGTGCAGCGTGGCCAGCCCCAGCCGGGTGGCGAACGCCTCGTGCAGCGCGGTGATGTCGCTGTAGCCGATGAACGCCTTGGGCCGCGCCGCCCCCATCTCCTCCCAGTCCAGCAGGTCCACCATGCGCTGCACCCCGTAGCCGCCCCGGGCGCACAGCACGGCCGCGAGGTCCGGGTCGCACCAGGCGTCCTGGAGGTCGTCGGCGCGGGCCCGGTCCTCGCCGGCCAGATACCCGGACCGGTGGGCGTCCAGCACATGCGGGAACACCACCGGCTCCAAGCCCCACCCGCGCAGCACGGCGAGTCCCGCGTCGAGCCGGTCGCGCGGTACGGGTCCGCTGGGCGCGACGACGGCTATCCGGTCGCCGGGGACCAGCCGCCGGGGCCGGATCAGCGCGGGCACCGGCACTCCGACCACGTCGGCCACCCGTTTCAGGCGCTCGCTCACCAGGTCAGCTCCAGCTCCGGAATCCCGGCCGGGTGGAAGCCGAAGACCCGTCCGTAGAGGGCGAGTTCGGACTCCAGGGCGGTGACCATGGTGTCGAGGCGGCGGAAGCCGTGGCTCTCCCCGGCGAAGGTCAGATACGCGTGCGGGATCCCGCGCCCGGCGACCGCGGTCAGGAACCTCTCGCACTGCACGGGCGGGCAGATCGGGTCGTCCAGGCCCTGGAGCAGCAGGAAGGGCACGGTGATCCGGTCGCCGTGGCTGACCGGGGAGCGGTCCCGGTAGCGCTCGGGCACCTCGGCCAGCGGCCCGATCAGCGACTCCAGGTAGTGGGACTCGAAGTCGTGGGTCTCGCCGCCGGCCGGGGACCAGCCGGACAGGTCGAGGATCGGGTAGATGACGGTGCCGCAGGCGTAGGTGCCGGTCGTGGTGAGCGCGGCGGCGCTGGTCCAGCCGCCCGCGCTGCCGCCCCGGACGGCCAGCCGCGCGGGGTCCGCGGCGCCCTCGGCGACGAGTCCTTCGGCGACCGCCGCGCAGTCCTCGACGTCGACGACGCCCCACTGCTCGCGCAGCCGGTTGCGGTACGCGCGGCCGTAGCCGGTGGAGCCGCCGTAGTTGACCTCGGCGACGCCGATACCGCGGGAGGTGAAGTAGGCGATCTCCAGGTCGAGGACCATCGCGGCGCGGCTGGTGGGGCCGCCGTGCGCCCACACCGCATAGGGGGCCGGGCCGGTCGCGCCGGCGTCCGGGTTGCGCGGCGGGTAGATGTGCGCGTGCACCTCGCGTCCGCCGGGCCCGGTGAAGACCCGGTCGAGGGCGTCCGGCAGATAGGCGGGGTCGACGGTGTCGTGGTGGGCGTTGCCGAGGACACGGGTCCGGCCGGTGGCCGCGTCCAGCTCCACGATCTCGTACGAGGTGCGGGCGCTCGCGGCGACACCGATGACGCGGCTGCCGGTGACCGCGAGGGTGGGGTTCCACTCGGTCCAGCGGCCGCCCGCGTCGGTGACCTCGCCGGTGGCGGGGTCGAGCAGGCCGAGCCGGGGGGCGCCGACACCGTGCAGGACGGCGACCAGGCCGTCGTGCAGCGGGCGGAACCAGCGCTGGCCGAGCTTCCACAGCGCGCCGGCGAACTCCTCCTCGCGCGGGCACAGATTGACGGCCTCGCCGCTGACCGGGTCGACCCGGTGGAGGTTCCACCAGCCGGTGCGGTCGGTCGCGGCCAGCAGGGTGCCGTCGGCCGCCCACTCGACCTGGGCGACGGATTCCTCGGGGCCGCCGATCAGGGTGCGGGCGGGCCCGAAGGTCCCGTCGGCCGCCGTGTCGGCGATCCTCAGCTCGGTGCCGTCCCACGGCATCCTCGGGTGGTCCCAGGCCAGCCACGCGGCCTGCCGCCCGTCCGGGGACAGCCGCGGCCCGGTGACGAACCGGTGGGTGTCCGCGGCGAGTTCGCGTACCGCGCCGCGGTCGTCCGCCGCCGAGCCGTCCAGCGGTACGGCGGCCGGCACCCGGCGGCAGTCGCCCGGGCCCTCGCCGGTGAACTCCTCCAGGACGCCCCAGACCTCGCCGCGGTCCGGGTGGATCGCCAGATCCGCCCAGCGCAGTCCGCCGCCCACCGGGGACAGCGGGGTCAGCGGGCGCGGCGCGGGGTCGGGTCCGTCCGGCCGGAAGGCGTAGAGCCGCTGGTCGGGGTGGTGGACGAAGACGATCAGCGGGGAGCCGTCGAGCACGGCGCCGGCCCAGGGCGTGCCGCCGTACTCGATGACGCGGCTGCGGACGTTCCAGGGCGCGGGCAGCGGGCACTGCTCGCTGCCGTCGGGCAGCCGGCGGATCAGCGCGCGGCGGCCCTCCTCGGCGGGCCGGGGCGCGGTCCACCACACCTCGTCGCCGACCACGCCGACGAATTCGGGGCTTCCGTCGTGGGCGGCGGCGGTGGCCGCGTCGATGGGGGACGGCCAGCTGCCGTGGACCGGGTGCTGCCCGGTGGCGGAGGTCATGCCCGGGGCTCCTCTCGGGTGTCGCCGCGCAGGAAGCGGTCGAGGACGTGGACGCCGAAGTGCAGGGCGTCGACGGGTACCCGCTCGTCCACGCCGTGGAAGAGCGCCTGGTAGTCGAAGTCCGGGGGCAGCTTCAGCGGCGAGAAGCCGTAGCCGGTGATGCCGAGCCGGGAGAACTGCTTGGCGTCGGTGCCGCCGGACATGCAGTACGGCACGACGTGCGCCTGGGGGTCGAAGTGGCCGAGCGCCTCGCGCATGGCGGCGAAGGTGGGCGAGTCGACCGGGGCCTCCAGCGGCACCTCGCGGTGGGCGTACTCCCAGGAGACATGCGGGCCGGTGAGCCGGTCCATGGTGGTGACGAACTCGTCCTCGCCGCCGGGCAGTACGCGTCCGTCGACATAGGCGGTGGCCGAGCCCGGGACGACGTTCACCTTGTAGCCGGCCTGGAGCATGGTCGGGTTGGCGCTGTTGCGGACGGTGGACCGGACCAGCGAGGCGGTCGGGCCGAGCCGGGCGAGCAGCACGTCCACGTCGGCGAAGTCGGCGGACTCCCCGTGGAGCGCGGCGAGTTCGGTCAGCGCGGCCCGTACGGTGTCGGTGATCCTGACCGGCCAGCGGTGTTCGCCGATCCGGGTGATGGCGGC
It encodes the following:
- a CDS encoding alpha/beta fold hydrolase, which produces MPALRLPRVAHRFTEVNGLRIFYREAGPADAPVLLLLHGFPSASHQYRRLIDALGADYRVIAPDYPGFGHSALPADRGWSFERLADAVEGFCRALELDRFTLYAFDFGAPVGFRLATRHPEWIAGLVVQNGNVYEDGLSDMARGFVAEAPEVEGAEKRVRDLLTLAVTRGQYEGGASDPATVAPEGWTLDQHFLDLPDRKDIQVDLAFDYKSNVALYPRWQRWLREHRPPLLVVWGARDAFFTVAGARAFLRDVPEAELHLFPTGHFALEEHVGEIAPLVADFLDRTWADVPVAAAR
- a CDS encoding S66 peptidase family protein is translated as MPALIRPRRLVPGDRIAVVAPSGPVPRDRLDAGLAVLRGWGLEPVVFPHVLDAHRSGYLAGEDRARADDLQDAWCDPDLAAVLCARGGYGVQRMVDLLDWEEMGAARPKAFIGYSDITALHEAFATRLGLATLHGPMAATETFLHDRATQEHLRRTLFAPQDTRELTSAGARTLVPGRARGVTLGGCVSLLAADLGTPYARPSAAGGLLVLEDVGEEPYRLDRILTQLLRSGWLEGVAGIVLGSWQDCGPYDEVRALFLDLLGGLGVPIVEELGFGHSPSTLTVPLGVPALLDADAGTLTLEVPALV
- a CDS encoding prolyl oligopeptidase family serine peptidase gives rise to the protein MTSATGQHPVHGSWPSPIDAATAAAHDGSPEFVGVVGDEVWWTAPRPAEEGRRALIRRLPDGSEQCPLPAPWNVRSRVIEYGGTPWAGAVLDGSPLIVFVHHPDQRLYAFRPDGPDPAPRPLTPLSPVGGGLRWADLAIHPDRGEVWGVLEEFTGEGPGDCRRVPAAVPLDGSAADDRGAVRELAADTHRFVTGPRLSPDGRQAAWLAWDHPRMPWDGTELRIADTAADGTFGPARTLIGGPEESVAQVEWAADGTLLAATDRTGWWNLHRVDPVSGEAVNLCPREEEFAGALWKLGQRWFRPLHDGLVAVLHGVGAPRLGLLDPATGEVTDAGGRWTEWNPTLAVTGSRVIGVAASARTSYEIVELDAATGRTRVLGNAHHDTVDPAYLPDALDRVFTGPGGREVHAHIYPPRNPDAGATGPAPYAVWAHGGPTSRAAMVLDLEIAYFTSRGIGVAEVNYGGSTGYGRAYRNRLREQWGVVDVEDCAAVAEGLVAEGAADPARLAVRGGSAGGWTSAAALTTTGTYACGTVIYPILDLSGWSPAGGETHDFESHYLESLIGPLAEVPERYRDRSPVSHGDRITVPFLLLQGLDDPICPPVQCERFLTAVAGRGIPHAYLTFAGESHGFRRLDTMVTALESELALYGRVFGFHPAGIPELELTW